Below is a window of Neofelis nebulosa isolate mNeoNeb1 chromosome 8, mNeoNeb1.pri, whole genome shotgun sequence DNA.
gtagtaaataaatacatctatATATTCATTTCCTCTGTCCTAAATGTCTCTTATAGTCGTTTGGCACACTTATGAGCAGATATTTTTCCTGGGTAGTGAGAGTTGGAGATGAGACTGTGGCATCCAGAAGGAGAAGGGATATGGATCCTGGCCCTGCCTCCTAGAAGCTTTTAGGAGAAGCTTTTAGCTTTTAGACTGTAAGGAATTTCAGTGACTCACACAAGGCACCAtcagacagaaagggaaaatcaGTTTCAGCTGTGCATCAGGATGGGCTTTAAGTActggtgggaagaggaggaaagttGGAGATGGGCGTCAGTCAGGATGGCTTAGGCAAGGCTTCGTAGATGCAGAGGAAGGCTGTAGAATAGGGTTGAGAAGAGCTGGAGGGTCAATATGGACAGAAAAGAGTGAGGATGACCTCCATGGCAGGACAGGAAACTTTCCCAGTACCAAGTCTCATCCGACGAAGAGTAAGTCAGGATGTAAGGAGGTGATGAGCCTGAGGGTAGGGGGAGAATTACAGCAGGACTCTGACATTTAGGTCAGAGAGTCTGGACTGAATATAAACTGTTGGACTAATTGCGGATTATTTCACAGGGAAAGGGCATTTCTAAACATGGAGTTTGAGGGTAATGTTTCTCTCTGTGTTGTAATAAGTTGGGTTTGTGGTAGGCTGTCTTAGGATTCCCAATCCATGGGTTTGTTTTGTCTTCTATAAGTTtggttgttcatttgtttgttctccCTGCATATGTTGAAGTAAAATAGACATGATTATTTAATtcccagatgttttttttttcctgtggggtGCTTCTCTGGATCATCATACTTTGTCTTTATCCCACTTTCCCTCATCTTCAGTAAAGGTGGGAAGAACACAAGGGCGACCTTGCACAACAAAATTGAGGGAAACAGAAATGATCAAAAGCATTAGCCATCTCTAAACCTTCCGTTCAGATGGTCCTCTGGGATTTCTGCTCAGGGCCCATGGATGGACTTCAGAAGAGTGTAGAATATTATTTTGAGGTGACCAACCTCAGAGGGCTCTGTGATTCAACAAATGTGAAGAACCGCTGTCATGTCTTTGTGGGGAGGTAGTTGTCTGGATATGGTTCCTCAGAGGGAGTAAAGAGGTACAAGCATCCTTAGTGCCCAGTAAGAAGCCTTCAGAGACAAGGagctgaaggagaaagaggaattgGGAAAAGGGAAATGGGTTCAGAGGGAACTGGTGGGAGGGGTGTCCCATCTTCCCTTGTTTTCCACCCTCTTTCTAGCGGGTAgtctttctctgtattctctATGTCCTGATGATTATAGGATCCAGTTACCCTTCAATTAAAATCTATTGACTGCCTGCCATTTATCATGCCCTAAACCCTGTACTCTCACATTTTCTCATGCAATTTCTTTGTTAAACCTGTAGTGCAGAGTGGAGTCAACAGCTCCCTCAGTCATGAACTATTAGCCCCATTGCTTCCTGTCAGACCcctttacaaaatgtattttattttcccctttcattcCTATCTCTATTCTCATTTCCCCTCCtcacagtggggggtggggagggtactTACTTTCCTGTATTTAATAAATGATCTTCCAGTCTATGCTCTACATGTGTATTTAGATACATCCATCCACTCAACAACTACAGTGCTGACTATGTGTGCATTCTTAATTCCACTAAGATTGTGCTTCAGGATGGTGGACCCAGTTAATTTCCCAAGAGCAGTACATTACAGTTTGTATCTTTTCATGGAATTATCATACTGATCCAATAAGGGAAGTAAAGTAAGGTTccttatggatgaggaaactgaggcttagagataTTAAGCAAATTACCCTAGTTTATGTAGTCAAGCACAAGAGCCAGCGCTGATATCCAAAATCTCTCATATAATGTTCAACGCTTTTACCACTGTAGTACGCAGCACTGACTCTTCCAGAAATAAGATGAGGCATCTGCCtcattatgtattattattattattattattattattattattattatatttgagcCTTAGATATTTGGATGCCTGGTCTAACTCAATAAGCCTAGGACCCCCAAGGGGTTAGCACCAGCATGTAAGAGGGTGTCTAATTAGAGTTCTTAGGGTTTCAAAGTGAATTATggaataaaactgtttttattgtttcatgaGGACTAGCTAACAGGCTTGAGTTTTAGTGGGTGATTTTGAGGCTAGACATTTATAAAGACTAATTTTCAAAGTTTGGGGACTGTGGATCAGATTTGAATATTAAGTATTAGGTAGAATATATTAAGTACATATTATATGCTAGTTACTGAGCAAAGTACTTTACAGGCATCATTTCACTAAATCCTGACAAAAACTCTATGAGGTATTTACTTTTACTCCCATTTGACTGTTGTGAAAACTAACACACTGAGAGGTGAGTTAATTTGTCCACAGTCACTCAACTATGAGGTTGATTTTTGACTTGAACCTGAACCATCTACCTGCAGAGCCTTACTCTTGACTACTAAACTGTGCTGCCTTCCTGTGAAGGAAGCTTTACAATATCTTTGCTTTGAAATTGATGATAATTTCTTGTCATTTGGGGTGGTTTAGAGCAGTCATGGGAAGTACATTGCTAGTTGGAcaagaattccagaaggagaggtTATGAAGTTTGAAAGTGTCCCCCAGTTGTCTTCATTATGCCTCCCTGTGTCCCATGAAGTGAGACCTCTGCCTTAGGACATCCTACCTAGATTTTAAGGCCTGAGTATGATGCCTTCAAAAAAGTGGGGATTCTCTAATTGGGCATGGGTGGTTCATTGCATATAACCCAAGGCAACCTGATAGTTTCAAGACAAGTGTCCTCAAAAGGAAACAATTCTTTATCACCCTGTGTGAATCATACTTGCCAGGCATTATCTGTGGTCAAAGTTTTATTACAGTTGGTTTTTCTTCCACACTTTACATTTTGCTTGCCTTCTACAGGGAAGATGATACCATTTATATATTTACGTTAGCTGGGTTTATAAAGATTGCTTGGCTACAAAGTGTATACTCAAAATCAAGTAGATAAGAATATTTGATTATGTGCTCTTTCagatttctcttctctgtttatacaattgttcaacaaatattttttgtgcACCTAACTCACAGTCTAATGGAGGAGACTGGCAGCTGACCTAAAATGTCGATATATTAGAATAAATAGCACATGGGGTAAGCCGGGTGCTAGGAGACTCATAAGGGTAAGGGCAGCATAAGTGTCAAGGGAAACTTCCTAGGGAAGCACCTTCTGAGCTGGGAACTGAAAGAGAAGTGGGGGTTAGCTATAGGAAGAAAACAAGGGGGCATTAGAGGCAAGGGGATGGGGTCAGTGTAGAATTTCATGGCTGAATGCAGGAACTGGGCAGGAGATGAGGTTGGAGGAATCAGTAACAGGTAAGACTATGAAGGAAGGGCATTGGTGAACCACAAGAGGTTTGGAAgcctgggggtgggtggagacaCATCAATCACATTCATTGTGCAGAAAGTTCCATGGGTTAATTGACCTTCCTTATTGGTCAGATGTGTTTGTTGGTACATCATAACATTGGAACTGGTAAATGGCAAATAAGGAATCTAGATGGATTCGTAGATGGAAGTCCAACCAATACCAAGCATACCTTCTgataatgtataaaaaatatttttcaattttgacTTGATTATTCTGTCTTTACAAACCTCTGACAACATTTGCTAAAAATTCTCTCAAAATCAAAGCCTGAGTAGAGAGGAAAGTGAGGGCTGCATGACTTTGTGTTCTCTGTTTTCCACTACTTTTCTGGGGCATTGCTGTGAATTGTTCATCCAAAACTTATTCTCCTTGAGGAGGGGCCATTTGAATagcagcaggggaggaggcaAAAAGAAGAACCACATGTGGTGTacattaattaagaaaatatatttagtatagtCAGACAATGGTTTGTGGGAGTTAAAAATAACTCCTTGTGAAAAATTACTGAGGAGTTACAGTTAGTGTTTTAATACAAGCTCACAGAGCAGGGCAGATTCCAAGGCTGCTGAAAACTGACATCACAGATGGTGCAGGGTGTTTATAGAGCACAGTGAGGCCACTGAGGAGACCATCTGCAGAAATGAGCTCACCTTCTCTCCTAGaagccagagagggaggagacagagggaattGTTTTGGTTGTGAGCTATGAGCTAGgtgacttatttcttttctctctacccctcataCTCTCTTAACTGTGGACATAAAACATGTGGtaaatttttgtttggttgttttgggTGAGGTTTATTGAATGTCAGAATTCACAAAATggcctttctgtctcttctccctttcATGGACCCTTGGTTGGCTGCTTCATCCATTTCTCCAGTGTTTTCTCACCAGACAGcatgtttctctctttcataCTGGTGTTTATGAAGGCCCTGCCCCTTTCTCCCCCTTCATGTCTTCTCACAGCACCCCATGTGGGCCTAAGTGGGTAAAGAAAAGGGTTGGAGTGTATATTTTTTGCCATCAGTACAGCTAAATGAATGATAcagaatgaggagaaagggggCCATAGTGACGTCTGACATTGGCTAGCTGATTTGGAGGCTAAGGGTTTTAAGATTGGGGGaccaatatttgtattttaaattcagatGGTATTTAAAATATGGTTCTATAACTGCAATGAGGCCCTCTCGTCTGTGAATTAATGTGTCATAACTCATGTTCAAGTACCACACAAACATCCATGGTGTGAATTATTACACAATAAATTCAAACCCTGTTGTGTCTTACAGCTTAATTAGTACATGAAGCTACATGAGTTAGTTGAATCCATGTGAGATTACGTCATATGGTgtgtaaaaatggaaatgttgggAAGTATTTTGCAGTTTTTCAGGGGAGAAAGCACGGTTGACTTTTCTATGATGTCTTTAGTGTCAGTTTCTATATTTGTGCTCAACAAGTGATGTTGGACTTCTGAGCTTTTGTTGCCTGGTTGAACACAATTGTTcaatatgaatttattgtttatttaggCATTATGGAGGGATGACAGACaccagaagaaatacaaaacagCATCTTTGAAGCCTGACCAATGGACTGTGGCAGCCCCAAGTCAACTTAGCTTAATTCAGCCTCACCAAACATGATCCCAGACTGATCCCAGACTACATGGGCTTGATACAGCTGTCTGATCCTAGAATCTTCTTCAATTCCAGCTAGAATGCTGTATCAGATACTTCGCAGATTTTTTCAAAAGCTGGTACGCAAAAATATGCCAACAGAGCATGGGATTCAAGTTAACATCCACCTGAGCACTCTGGATTTAGTTGCCCTCGGTGTGGGCCGCACAGTGGGTATAGGTGTGTATGTCCTGGCTGGTGAGGTGGCTAGCAGTCAAGCAGGGCCATCCATTGTGATCTGCTTTTTGGTGGCTGGCCTAACTTCTGTGTTGGCTGGGCTGTGCTATGCAGAGATTAGTGCCCGTACCCAGGTTCCCCATTCTGGCTCTGCATATCTCTACAGCTTTGTCACTATAGGTGAACTCTGGGCTTTCCTCAGTGGCTGGAACCTCATCCTCTCCTTTGTTGCTGATACAGCCATTGTGGCCTGTGCCTGGACCTTAGTTTTTGCCAACCTGTTTGGGAACCAGATCGCTCAGACCCTTAATGAGAACATCTCACCTCATGTTCCCCAAGTACTTGCAGAATATCTAGGCTTCATTGTTGTGGGCCTAATGTTGTTGCTCATCGAATTGCAGACTCTGCCATTTCATACATTTTTCCTGGTTGCCAAAGTGATTACATTGGTGAAACTTTTGGTTCTTGGTTTTTTCATCATCTCTGGCTTCATTAAGGGAGACCTGCAAAACTGGAAGCTCACAGAAGACGACTATGTAAAAGCTGGACTCAATGACACCTCAAGCTTGGGCCCTCTGGGCTCTGGAGGATTTGTGCCATTTGGCTTTGAGGGGATTCTCCATGGAACAGCTACCTGTTTCTATGCATTTATAGGTTTCAGCATCATTCTTACAACAGTCAAGAAAGAGCAGAATTCTCAGTGTTCCATCCCCATGGGCAttatgatttcactgttcatctgctttgtgCTGTATTTTGGTGTCTCCTCAGCACTTACGCTTATGGTGCCTTACTATCAGCTTCAACGTGGGAGCACCTTGCCTGAGGCATTTTTCCTTATTGGCTGGGCACCTGCATACTATGTTGTAGCTTTTGGATTTTTCTGTAGTCTTTCTGCCAGCCTTTTGAGCTTTATGTTCCCCATTCGTCGGTTGATACACATGATGGCAAAAGATGGCCTCCTGTTCCCTGTCCTTGCTAGAGTGCGTACTGGCTCATACTCCCGCATCATGGCTTCTGTGATATTTAGTATTATTGCAGCAAACATGGCATTCTTCTTGGAACTCACTGATCTTGTGGACCTCAGGTCACTTGAGTCTCTGCTAGCTTACTCCCTGGTTGCTCTTTGTGTTCTCATCCTTCGATATCAGCAGAGTGAAGGAAATGAACCAATGGTTCAGGAGGAGAGTGGACTGGCAGCAGAAAGGCTAACTCTACAAGGACTACTTTTTCCAGGCAGCTCCTCCCCAACTCCACTCTCTGGCCGGGTTGTCCGTGTTTGCTCCTCACTGCTTGCTCTGCTGCTAATTCTTCTTTGCTTGGTGCTGGCCCAGTGGCCAATTCTGCTTTCTGGAGACCCAGTGTGGATTTCAGTGGTTGTGCTGCTCCTGGTGCTCATCACTGGGCTTACTGGGGTCATCTGGAGACAGCCTCAGAGCTCCAGTTCCCTTCACTTTAAGGTCCCTGCTCTGCCTCTTGTCCCACTACTGAGCATCTTCATGAATGTTTACCTTATGATGCAGATGACAGCTGCCACCTGGGCCCGATTTGGTGTCTGGATGCTGATTGGGTTTGCTATCTATTTCAGCTATGGGATCCAGCACAGCCTGGTCTATTAACCCCACC
It encodes the following:
- the LOC131519900 gene encoding cationic amino acid transporter 3-like, which translates into the protein MLYQILRRFFQKLVRKNMPTEHGIQVNIHLSTLDLVALGVGRTVGIGVYVLAGEVASSQAGPSIVICFLVAGLTSVLAGLCYAEISARTQVPHSGSAYLYSFVTIGELWAFLSGWNLILSFVADTAIVACAWTLVFANLFGNQIAQTLNENISPHVPQVLAEYLGFIVVGLMLLLIELQTLPFHTFFLVAKVITLVKLLVLGFFIISGFIKGDLQNWKLTEDDYVKAGLNDTSSLGPLGSGGFVPFGFEGILHGTATCFYAFIGFSIILTTVKKEQNSQCSIPMGIMISLFICFVLYFGVSSALTLMVPYYQLQRGSTLPEAFFLIGWAPAYYVVAFGFFCSLSASLLSFMFPIRRLIHMMAKDGLLFPVLARVRTGSYSRIMASVIFSIIAANMAFFLELTDLVDLRSLESLLAYSLVALCVLILRYQQSEGNEPMVQEESGLAAERLTLQGLLFPGSSSPTPLSGRVVRVCSSLLALLLILLCLVLAQWPILLSGDPVWISVVVLLLVLITGLTGVIWRQPQSSSSLHFKVPALPLVPLLSIFMNVYLMMQMTAATWARFGVWMLIGFAIYFSYGIQHSLVY